The genome window ATTAGAGTTTTATGACAGCTGGGCCAAAGGACCTCCTAAGACCTCCTTATAGGAatagggtgtgtgggtgtgtctggccGGTGTGGAGGGTCTCCTGGTAGCATGCTGCATCTGCCCTTCTTTGTTCTCTCGTCATTCCTAGACAGCGGTGCACGTTTGTCTATATGAATATACCCTGGGAGCAGTGGAGCAGAtaacattcattcattcagtcatttagcagacgctcttatccagagcgacttacagtaagtacagggacattccccccgaggcaagtagggtgaagtgccttgcccaaggacacaacgtcctttggcccggccgggaatcgatctggcgaccttcagatttctagcccgattccctaaccgctcagccacctgactccccagatAAGAGATTCcttctgtcctctctttctttctctctctctctctctctctctctctctctctctctctctctctctctctctctctctctctctctcacacaaaaatatttaacacacatacacaaacagatgTTTGTGTCTGATGTATTCCAAACATGCTGCTCTCGAGCTGTGCACGTGCTGAGAGAGTTTGACCTTCATTGATTAGAACAGCACACAAGAAACGGGATTGATATTCACACACAGGTTAGCACTCTTGGAAACTAAGAACACACCAAAACCTTTCTGTGATGTGCAATGTATTGACATAATTTTATAATAGATTTTccataacaaacacacaaaacagtgTCACAGTGACATTACAAAGACATGGCTATTGCACAAACAAGACAAACCATTAGAAGAAGGAAAGGGGAGGGTTACTGTGTTACATTGTGTTTCCAGTAAACACAATGTTTACATAGGAACACAATGCATTCACATAATCTTACACGTGCTAAGCTCGTAAGTGGGCCTCCAGTATGGCTATGTCACTGTCAAGGGCCTTTTGATGTGACAATATTTTATACTTTTTGACAATATTCAATATAGCTTTTATGTAGTTTTATTCTATATACCCTTTTATTATGAGAAAAGGGATGAGAACATAAAacgctgtgcatgtgtgtggatgtacaCATTAACTCAGTGTGCTGATATTTAAATGAAAGTAAATGGCGGgttagggaaggagggagaaagggaataCGTATAACACAGATCACAAAAGACAAAACATACACCACACCAAATGGCataaacaaaacatgaaaacaGTCCTGAGATTAATTAGCTATCCTTATCCCAGGCTGGTAGGGTGTAGGTGCAGATTTGCTACATCTGCTTGACCGATAATGAAGACAAAATCATAATAAACATGTTCTCTCTAACATCAGTCGCCATCTTTGATTTTCTTACAAAACACTCTGTTTGGAATCTATGCCTTCCAACACAGCTTTCTCCAGTCATCACATATCCTCTTATCTTACCCTCTCAATTGTTTTACTCGCCCCAGCacacccccctccatccctcccgtTAATTCTCAAAGTAAGCACACACAGCCTAATATTGACCGTGTAAAGATCTTCATAGCTGGTTGGAGTCCGAAACATTAGAACCGAGTCAGAAGTTCACATCACCatcagcctgcacacacacctctcccagGAGGACTGGGGGTACTGAGTGTCATCCAGCTGCAGCTAATGTGAGGAGAGCACCAGGTTGGTAGGGTTTGTTTTCTTTGGGAGCAGGCAAACATGCAACACTTACCTCTTCTCAGGGTCAGTGAGGTGTGACGGGCCAAATGGAAAGGTGTTGGACTGGAAATAATGGGATTTTCTAATGGACACTTACCTTACGGATGGAGAGGTACTAAACCAAAACATCTTTCTATCTCAGCTTTCAAAGCTCATTAAATATACCActcaaatgtttacattttcatCACCCTGTGTCCAATTTACTGTTAGGAGCGCTAAGGGAAAAAAAACGATGTTGAACCTACCAGTGGCAAAAATCTGCTATCAATTTTGGGTTGGACAATGATattacattttctcaagagcaattcccgagggggacaccaaaattactgctgtaacacataaCTTACATTGTAATAAGTAAAATGTATAATATTAATATGATTTAAATTTCCTTATGTTTATTTTGATTTATTGGAGAGGACAAATCCTATTTTTCTCAGGATTTCCGCCTATGGAACCTACCCAAATAGTTTGATCTGGTGAAGGATTACAAGAATGTTCAGAATGTTTGAGGAGGGTCAGCAGATGAGTGCTTTTGGAAGGGTTTTGTTTAGCAGGATAAAAGATAATTGGCATGCATAGAGATGTTATTACAGCCCAAGTTTCTGCGTTTGGTGAAGGGCTTTTAAGGAAAAACTAATGTATTTGTTTAGTCTTGAATTTGAACCTTTTCTTGGTGTCTGTCCAGTTGGATCTATGCTCACTGTGGTAGTCCCCTACTAAGTCATGCAGTAACCATGGCCGGTCTCTTATCAGGTTGAATCTGTGTCTAGCGTGTGTGGTGAGTTCCCTGGTGTGTGTAGTCACATGCTGTAGAGCTGCTCCTTTTGTGCATTGTGCTTCACAGCGCTTGTGACTGCAAAGGACAAGGTGGTGTTCTATTGTAGTGCAGATTCCTCTgtctcatatctctctctctctcacacacacacctcttgtaCTGGGTGTCCTCTCCAGACAAGAGGCTCGATTGTTTCAGGAGGTACCTGAATCCGACTGTCCGATGCTACCCCCTTTTgtccagacacagacactgcaTTGTACATCAACTTTTGACTCTattgttttaaatgtatttacgtCCTatcataacaacaacaaaactgcCTCCATGCACTAAcctgtgtgagcttgtgttgCAGGTGGACAATGCCAAGGTGCTGCACTATGTCGGAGCAGGAGTGGCATTCCCCACCAGCATGCTCTTTGTTGGCCTCCAGTCAGCGCTAACTTACCGACTGGCTAAGACCCAGGGCGAGTACAGCGTGGGACACCTCCGGCTGGCCATGACCCTGGTGGCCCTCATTGCCCTGGTCCTCAGTATCCTTCCCTACCTCAGACACAAGCTGAACCCACATGTATTCACAGTTCCCACTGGAATTTCTGGACATGACAAACCTTTTCCAAATGAGTAATTAACAAAATTGAAATCTGAACTGGACATAATAATGTTGAATATTGTGTTTTTTCATAGAGGACACTGGTTATAAAGGGTGTTTTCAACAAGGCTGATATAAATTGAAACTTATAGAACAGTGGTCATACAGTCGGAACGCCTTGGAATTTCACATGTTCATTAAAGTGGGAACACTGTAATAAGGACGTGACGGAACATGTTTTAAGACCAACACAGCTACAGGACTGTAACAGTCGTTATCACTTTTGAGGCTTTTTGCAATCCCTTGCCACAAAAAACATGTTATGGTTGAGTAGTGTATAGCGCAGAATGGTTTTAGGGGAAGTGCTTTGGAGTTTTACGCTGTAGAGAAAATCAAAGAAGTGTGTTTTATAGAGGATGTGGTGAATTAAATAAGAACATGTCAATTTCCTTGACTTCCATGCTTCTAGGTGGCGTGTTTTTTGTGCAAGAAAGTTACAGCCTGCAGCACGCCGCCGCTGTCTTTGAGTGGGTCTTTTGTGTCATCGTCATGCTCTTCTACGGAACTTTCGCCTTTGAGTTTTCCAGCATGTCGGGAGACACCATAATGGTGCTGGCCCGAGGGGGGGCTCTGGGGCCAGCAGGGAGAGAGCACAAGATCGATTCGCTAGGAGGTTCTAGTCAACACCCTCTTGAGAATATATCAATGCTGTAGTCCCAAAAAGATGGCCGCAAAGTTAGCCTTTGCCATAATCAATTGGGTGTGTGATGAGTTTAGTTATTCACCTCAACCACACCCATCTTAGGGCGTGGAGTGGACAATGCTATACACTAGAGGGAGTGGACTCCTTTCCATCAGACCCAGGGATGTGGAGTGGAAATCTAAAGGAAAGATATGTCTGTCCTTATCACTATAATCACAGACCAGTCTCTCCAAAGGCCCTGCTTGTGTTTGCACATTACTAAATGAGGAACTAAATGAGAAATCTTTCCCTCAATCACCCTTTTCTGTGCTGGCCAGGAGAGGAGCCCATTGCCACAGGTAAGGTGGTCAATCCGTTAGTCTGATTGGAGACAGGAGGAAGTGACGTCGGACAGTTTTCTGGGTTGAAGACATTTCATTATCAACCTGTGGTTGCTAGAATGCCGAAGAGAGGGCAAAgtagagagacaagagaggagaggcagcacgagagagaaagggagagactaGCTCTGTTCAGTTAGGAGACTTGCTAATGGATGATTCTGTCAGTGCTGTCATTAATACTTATATCAAGTATAAGATCATGACTGCCTTCTTGAAGAAGATCTAAGGTCTGACAACTGGGGATGTGCTCTCAATCAGACTCCTCATGGCCGACCATTGACTGGATCCTCCTGGATATTGTCTGGGTGCTTTATGAAGTCATCTCATATCACTTTGTGCCTTATGAATACCGGACTTTGCACAGATGGCCTGTAAACCCAAATAGACTCTATATGAATGTCCGAAATGACACCAAACTTTCAACAGTATTTTCTATATGCTTTATTTACAGCTCAGCagccctggagacagagagggtgcaCACTGTTGGCTAATTCAAGCCAGACCTCTGGACTTATCAAGTTAAATCGCAGGAAATCACAAATGTTCAATGCCCGCAGAATAGAGCTCAATTAGTCTCTTCCAGTATATCTGGTGCATACTGGTCGAACtcctttcattttcatttttctgtGCTCTGTTCCAACAGGTGTGCTCATTGTTACACTTCAGTGCCTTCTATTGTATAATGTATCTTTGActtgacatttataatattatACATTAGGCATATTTCTGGATAAAAACCTGGTATTCCTCAACTCAGTTATGTCTGTTGacaaactgaaaatgtattCATGTATAATCTAGTCAGGGATTATTTTGCCAGCTGTTGCCCTCTAGCGT of Hypomesus transpacificus isolate Combined female chromosome 11, fHypTra1, whole genome shotgun sequence contains these proteins:
- the zgc:154058 gene encoding transmembrane protein 150A-like; this encodes MSLWMILPVSLPALTITGIWVVYAMALYNQHVCPVDNWLYNQSCEEELTLQSGPMLCCTLDDIPLISKCGTLPPESCFFSLICSTGSFMVMAIVLLRYAHVIEKHQNCVLNTASLSTGWICAAGLIMVGNFQVDNAKVLHYVGAGVAFPTSMLFVGLQSALTYRLAKTQGEYSVGHLRLAMTLVALIALVLSGVFFVQESYSLQHAAAVFEWVFCVIVMLFYGTFAFEFSSMSGDTIMVLARGGALGPAGREHKIDSLGGSSQHPLENISML